GCAAAAATCTAACCCAGgatattctattgaattttcttcaCCCACAACAAGGAAATTCTGCGTTTTTCTGGCACCTTTGGGCAAGTAGCAATCAGCATTAGATAATTGATTTAATACGCACTAAGTAAAGACAACTATGACGAAGTATCTTGTTAATTCGAGTTTCATTTCGGTTGAATATCGATGGGGTAACGATAATTTGTTGGTGGAAGGAAGCTGTTCACCTGTGATTGCACTGACCAGTCTGATTCGTCTGAGCCTGTCCGGTTGTTTTAATCAGATCGTTCCCTTCGTTCATCGGCTCATCTCCGTTCGTCATCACTCGACTGGGGGATGGACTGTCAACTGGGCGAAATGAAAAACCTGGCGAATCGACGCTGCATAAGGATTCAGGGGTCCCTACGGAGCTTATCGTCCCGGACAGTGGACTTGACAACCTGACAAATCAATTTACATGTCTAACTTAATTGTTGTTAAAGACAAGCGTTGAAATCAGTCGATTTTTCAAGCTTCATCGATcggttaatttattttcattgtcaaCTGATTGTTTGTTATGTTGCGAtgctcaaaaataaaaaatcattagcaAAATGTTCTTCTCACCTCGGTGAACTCGATAAAACTAACGTTGACGTCCGTTTGGCTGGCGGTTGAAGGAGCTGATCCCCGTTGCTGTCATCGAGCTCGAACTTCCTTTTAACAGGTCCTAGACAACTCGGTCGAATAGCAATGGGGCTCAAGCTGCGCCTGGTAGCGAAGGCCTTTCTCGTTGGACTCGGTGATAAATTGGTCTTCCAATTGACCATATGTAAGCCAGGTGAATAGCACTGGCGTTGACCCAGATGTGACCTAGTGGGCGATGGAGACGAGCACAATGGAGGACCCCCACCAACTGGTAAATTCAGATTGAGTGGATCGAACACTCGTTTTGTTATCTGTTTGTCGCATTTATTCAACTGTTGTGTGGGCGATTCAGAGTCCTTGAATGATAATCCCTCGGCCTCTAGTGTCAAGTCCTCCCAGGACTGGGATATCTGCATTGCACTGTGGATCTCCTTCTCGTGGGCTGCTTCACGACCAGCCACATCCAGGCACTCCTCCTGCTTCAGTTGATTCACACGTGGTGTCAGTCTTGGAGCACTTCCTGGACTCTGTAGAATGATTAGTGATGATTAGTGGTGATAAATGATCTGGGGTCATCGATCAATAATGACGTAGGGTTTTCATGCATTCACTGAATTTCTGGAAGAACTAAAGACTAAGATTCTAAAATTGGATTCGTTTATCgtgagataaatttttatttatcatgaaACCTGCGTCAAACAGTGGAACGGGTCTTAAACGAGAGAGTAATTTAGGAAAAATATCGTAAATATGGAAAATTGTCCTTTTCTACTTGTCACTTTGCTATTGAACTCATGATAATGAATGGTAATGATAATTACACTTGTGCTGAACCGCCTCGTTCTCGGTGTATTGGAGAATATGTTGAACGTTGCTACTGCGTCCCTGAAAAGAGAGAACATAAGTTGCTGATGAATTCCCTGGGAATCAACAGGAAGCCACAATGTTCTGGgattttagacaatttccAGTGAAACGTAAAATTTCTCCACCTTGTAACCCCTAGCCaaacaaattcattcattcattcatcttTTTCTAACAGCGTCCATTTGTCGATAGAGAGAATATCTTGATAGActccaattaaaattgataaagaaaaatagacCACAGACTCGTggaaagttcaataaaaatccaataaaattgtGTAGATACCCACAAAATAATTAGTAATGATAATTTGAAGCTCTGAAAAGCagttttgaatgaaaatcgaaagccttgtttttcattttatctgaAAAAACCAAAGACCATTGGAAACTGAGTACTTTCTCCCGTGACAATCGTATTCATCCTTAATTTCCATATTCACCATTGCGGGTACCATCAACTATAGATTTATCTCAATGCTCATGCTCACATCCTTTCAAAACTACCGAATAAATCTTCAGACTTTCAACGATTATTCATGCAGTTGATGCAAGCGGTCAATACAGTTCCTAAGATTATTCTTCGGCCTGACTTTACCTCTACATCTTTTTACACATGGCGCAGACGTATTCACATGGACATTCCGGTAAAGAtaacgaaaataaaatgaatacagCCGATCACCAGATTTTCTGGGGCTTTCAGTGAACTCATGGATAAATTATCGGTATCGGTAACTGAAACGCAAGCTATTGTAAATATTAACTTTTATCAGAACTTTCTATCATTTTCCAAGAGTCCTCTTGAATATCTATTTCCCTCAGATTCTTGCATAGAAAGGCTGACATCGTCCCGCATTTTCTTAAACGATAAATTACAACTCAATTTGTTGTGTAGAAAGATCGAATGTTATTaacttttttatgaaatatattcCACTGAATATTTGAATAGAAATCTATTAGAATTGTCACTAGATTTTGGTGTTTTTGTATTCATTTTTCTCGTGTGATTTGCTCCTAGAATCACTTTGTACAGAAAAAAACGTCTGACTTTATCAAGCTCTATTACTtatcaacaaaatagaacTCTCAGTGCCCCTGGATCACGTCTAATTTTAGACACAATTCAATCAGAGACAATTCTATaggaaaaatgaatggaatacGATTTTTCTGTGTAGCCTGAGATGAAAGATAATTCGTTAGAAGTtgtccataaaaataaaattctatcaGCTTCTCCTTTGGATTATCTTTCCATGCCAAAGTCCCCAAGAGCCCTCCAAACCTCTGACGACTCCTCCAAAAGCTCCGCAATTAGGGGTGCAGCAAGTGGTCAATAAAATCGTCTCCACTTTGCTCCAACATCCAACCAAAACCTTTGCTCTCTAAGACCATCCACCCACCCCTAACCaaacaacaaataaataaataaatgatatcGTACCTCGGCGCAGATGTAGAAGGTGAACTGACGGACATAGTGGCACTGATTTCATTAATCATAGGAGCACTACTAGAACGTTTGAGACTAACAATTGGACAGTCAATATCCATGGctgtcactgatttttttttcacactcaTCTGTACTATTTATCCGACAAATAAACACAAGAGTCAGGCACATTTGGTGGTTGTGAAAGCTCCTAGAGTTGACGCTTCCTCGAGGCGTATGCTCGTTACACCCAGCACTAACGACCACTCGACGTTCGATATCCCAACAAAAGGAGTGaacaaaatatatatagatatatatatatatatacgtcGAGCAAAAATTGTAACTATTTTTGTTCAACTTAGTTAACAGTCGTCGCAACAAATGGCCAGAAAATGGGTGGCACTCTTCGATGACAATGCTCCAAAGCACCTCACGACATATGTGTTtgtggaataatttattccattttgttTAAATGCCTCGTATCGAGACACTCATGGCACAATGGGAAGTTAATGTACACCAATGGGGATGTTTATTGAGTTACTTGGGGATTGTTGGGGGCTTTGGTGAGATGGACGTAACAGTGCACGTTGCCGCTGAATTTTAACACTCACCCGGGCACACTCGGTACTCTTGTCTCACTGAAAATGCAACCTACACCTTTCGAGGTTTATTCTCTATTCGGATCGGTTCGGCCCCCAACGGGATCCTAGGACACCGGCCTGTTACGACCATTCCCACACTCTGGTAATATACAGGGTTATACACTGAAGCTAGGGGTGGGGGGAATTCATGTGTCGATAAAACAGAATTCAGGGAAATTTGAAATGTTTCGGTGAATTGTGGAATTTCGGAATTGCACAGGATTTTTTGGTCGAAATAACCTAAGAAatatatgaatgaaaaatgagggGAGGCGCCCCAGGAGCACAGAAAATGCGAAAACCGTCAAAACGggttttagaatattcctggagtcctagaaaaatcgcaaatgggCTGCCACGCAATCCGTGGTAACGCCTTGCCAACAGGCACGTCCACCATCTTGTTTCATGCGCCACCGCTACGAAATTTTGCGGTTGAAGCCACTCCATGAGCGTCCGTCTCTAGTCTCTGGTCTGGGAGTGGGGCAACAAGTGTATAACTTTTTGTTTGAATGATTTGGTTATGTAGCTTTGAGCTGTCACATttcatttattgattaatCCTTCACCTCAGAATGTTGAACGAAGATACCCTCGCCAGCGAATTAGGCAGAGGGGAAAACGGGGAGGACGATGGGGATTGGAATTCGCAAATACTTTACTCTGATGCTGCCAAATATTGGGAGAATGTGCCAGCGACCGTCGACGGCATGCTGGGAGGGTATGGGTTCATCTCTCATACAGATATCGGCGGCTCTCAGGCATTTCTGAAGTCTCTCTTGAAGGTAAAATAATTTGTCAACGTAGACAGCACCGAAAGGTTATTGAGTCCCATTTTtctggggaaaaaatattcagagtaTTTCAGTGATTGTATTTTCCACAGCTGAAAAATCCACCCCTTACGAATTATGTCGTGGACTGTGGTAGTGGTATTGGGAGGATAACGAAAAATCTGCTGGTTAAACATTTTAAACGAGTCGACCTGGTTGAACAGAACAGCAAATTTTTGGAGGCCGCCAAGGAATCACTGTCAAGTTGCTCAACAAAAATTGGGGAATATTATCCTGTAGGTGTGTGGACTCCTTAGAAACAATAATAAATCCTTGGAGATTGATAAAGAATCACTTTCTCCAtttgtttaatgaaaatcTTTGGACGTGGTAAACCCagtctttttttctttgaacAAACACTAACGAATAAATTGTTGTTTCTAATTTATCTATTTTCATTCCAGGTTTGCAGGATTTTGTCCCTGAGACAGGAAAGTACGACGTCATCTGGTGTCAGTGGGTGCTGGGACATCTTCCAGATAACGATTTAGTTGACTTTTTCCACAGATGCATGTAAGTGACCGAAAAACTGCAGCTTTTCAACCGCTCTTGTAtttaaggagaaaaaaaatctcaaactcACAGTGTTCCCccctaaatatttttccagaaaaggtttaaaaaaaaacggagTTTTAATAGTCAAAGAAAATGTGACGAGTTCGGATCACGTCGAAGTCGACAGTGAGGATTCGTCTGTAACGAGGCCCTATGAAAATTTCCAGTCATTATTTAAGAAAGCTCATCTCGAGTGTATCAAGGTGCAGAAGCAGCTCCACATGCCCAGGGGATTCTACCCAGTGTTCACATTCGCCCTAAGGA
The window above is part of the Diachasmimorpha longicaudata isolate KC_UGA_2023 chromosome 9, iyDiaLong2, whole genome shotgun sequence genome. Proteins encoded here:
- the LOC135165686 gene encoding P2R1A-PPP2R2A-interacting phosphatase regulator 1, coding for MSVKKKSVTAMDIDCPIVSLKRSSSAPMINEISATMSVSSPSTSAPRDAVATFNIFSNTPRTRRFSTSSPGSAPRLTPRVNQLKQEECLDVAGREAAHEKEIHSAMQISQSWEDLTLEAEGLSFKDSESPTQQLNKCDKQITKRVFDPLNLNLPVGGGPPLCSSPSPTRSHLGQRQCYSPGLHMVNWKTNLSPSPTRKAFATRRSLSPIAIRPSCLGPVKRKFELDDSNGDQLLQPPAKRTSTLVLSSSPRLSSPLSGTISSVGTPESLCSVDSPGFSFRPVDSPSPSRVMTNGDEPMNEGNDLIKTTGQAQTNQTGQCNHR
- the LOC135165952 gene encoding N-terminal Xaa-Pro-Lys N-methyltransferase 1 codes for the protein MLNEDTLASELGRGENGEDDGDWNSQILYSDAAKYWENVPATVDGMLGGYGFISHTDIGGSQAFLKSLLKLKNPPLTNYVVDCGSGIGRITKNLLVKHFKRVDLVEQNSKFLEAAKESLSSCSTKIGEYYPVGLQDFVPETGKYDVIWCQWVLGHLPDNDLVDFFHRCIKGLKKNGVLIVKENVTSSDHVEVDSEDSSVTRPYENFQSLFKKAHLECIKVQKQLHMPRGFYPVFTFALRNLKKPPLISSESE